A genome region from Solanum pennellii chromosome 12, SPENNV200 includes the following:
- the LOC107005415 gene encoding acetylajmalan esterase-like, giving the protein MATFSLTKVSLSLLLITLFFFSPSSAQTKCNVNSVYQLGDSLADAGNVIRTPGASIIFRADRSPYGETFFRKPTGRFSNGRVITDFISQSFKLPFLNAYLDRTASFSQGVNFAVAGATALDTSFWTARSIRLPTWNTPLSNQLNWFKSHLKSTCGSKCAENLKNSIVIMGEWGGNDYYNCFFQRKQISEVRSYVPFVVAGIMRGIKEVIQLGATRVLVPSIYPLGCLPLYLTSFPDNNTSGYDQLGCLKSFNDFASYHNRFVVRAMANLQRQFPNVSIVYGDFYGSILSLIRNPSSFGFNQNTLLSACCGTGGTHNFNFRTVCGGAGINACSNPAKYVHWDGIHLTDEAHRRISEVLVRDMLAKFSCVV; this is encoded by the coding sequence ATGGCGACTTTTTCTCTTACCAAAGTCTCCTTATCCCTTTTACTCATCactttattcttcttttctCCTTCATCTGCTCAAACTAAATGCAACGTTAACTCCGTTTACCAACTCGGCGACTCCCTCGCCGACGCCGGAAATGTCATCCGTACTCCCGGCGCTTCCATCATCTTCCGTGCCGACCGTTCCCCTTACGGCGAAACTTTCTTCAGAAAACCCACCGGCCGCTTCTCCAACGGCCGCGTTATCACCGATTTCATTTCTCAATCATTCAAACTTCCATTCCTCAACGCTTACTTAGACAGAACCGCATCGTTCAGTCAAGGAGTAAATTTCGCCGTCGCCGGAGCTACCGCCCTCGATACATCCTTCTGGACTGCACGTAGCATCCGGTTACCCACCTGGAACACACCGCTttcaaatcaattaaattgGTTCAAATCGCATCTGAAATCTACTTGTGGATCGAAATGTGCAGAGAATTTGAAAAACTCGATCGTAATAATGGGGGAATGGGGAGGAAACGATTACTACAATTGTTTCTTCCAGAGAAAGCAAATCTCCGAAGTTAGAAGTTACGTTCCGTTTGTTGTTGCAGGGATAATGAGAGGCATCAAAGAGGTGATTCAGCTGGGAGCAACACGAGTGTTGGTTCCGAGCATTTACCCTCTCGGATGCCTTCCATTATACCTCACATCCTTCCCTGATAACAATACAAGTGGTTACGATCAATTAGGATGCTTGAAAAGCTTCAATGATTTCGCTTCGTATCACAATCGATTCGTGGTTAGAGCTATGGCCAATCTACAACGTCAATTTCCAAATGTTAGTATTGTTTATGGTGATTTTTATGGATCAATTTTGTCACTTATTCGTAATCCGTCTTCGTTTGGGTTTAATCAAAATACATTGCTGAGTGCATGTTGTGGAACTGGAGGAACACATAATTTTAACTTCAGGACTGTATGTGGAGGAGCTGGGATTAATGCTTGTTCCAATCCAGCAAAGTATGTTCATTGGGACGGAATTCATTTGACAGATGAAGCTCATCGTCGTATTTCTGAAGTTCTGGTTAGAGATATGTTAGCCAAATTCAGCTGCGTCGTTTAA
- the LOC107007479 gene encoding uncharacterized membrane protein At1g16860-like, whose translation MGSRFPSHQLSSGLYVSGRPEQPKEKTPTMSSAAMPYTGGDIKKSGELGKMFVTPADGSRSRKSGPINSNAPLRTGSFSGATSHSGQLNSGNRMTTGGAPGYVSMKKTNSGPLNKHGEPMKKSSGPQAGGGNVSSRQNSGPIPPILPTTGLITSGPLNSAGAPRKVSGPLDSTGSIKLQNYSVVNNQAVTRINQCDEYSFRKSFPKTIFWSIILLFLMGFIAGGFILAAVHNPILLVVVVVLFAIVSLVFTWNTCYGRKAIIGFISQYPDAELRTAKDGQFVKVSGVVTCGNVPLESSFQKVSRCVYTVTSLYEYRGWDSKSANPEHRRFSWGLRTLERHVSDFYISDFQSGLRALVKTGYGARVTPYVEESIVVDIDQSNRDMSPEFVRWLAERNLSSDDRIMRLKEGYIKEGSTVSVMGVVRRNDNVLMIVPPPEPLSTGCQWSKCILPASLEGIVLRCEDSSKIDVIPV comes from the exons ATGGGTTCTCGATTCCCATCTCATCAGTTGAGTAGTGGCCTTTATGTATCTGGCCGGCCTGAGCAGCCAAAAGAAAAGACCCCCACTATGAGCTCAGCTGCCATGCCTTATACTGGAGGGGATATTAAAAAGTCTGGAGAACTTGGAAAAATGTTTGTTACCCCAGCGGATGGCTCGAGGTCGCGGAAATCTGGACCGATCAACAGCAATGCGCCGTTGAGAACAGGGTCCTTTAGTGGTGCTACTTCTCATTCAGGTCAACTTAATTCAGGCAATCGAATGACTACTGGTGGTGCTCCTGGATATGTTTCTATGAAAAAGACCAACTCTGGGCCTTTGAATAAACATGGAGAGCCTATGAAGAAGTCCTCTGGTCCTCAAGCTGGAGGAGGTAATGTTTCGTCCCGCCAAAATTCCGGCCCTATTCCACCAATTCTCCCTACCACAGGCCTGATTACATCTGGTCCTCTAAATTCTGCTGGAGCTCCTCGTAAAGTGTCAGGTCCCTTGGATTCAACAGGGTCAATCAAGCTGCAAAATTATTCTGTAGTTAATAACCAAGCTGTTACTCGCATCAACCAATGTGATGAATACTCCTTCCGCAAGAGCTTCCCAAAGACAATATTTTGGTCcatcattcttttatttttgatggGATTTATTGCTGGTGGCTTTATCCTTGCTGCTGTTCACAATCCCATTCTtctcgttgttgttgttgtgctCTTTGCTATAGTCAGTCTGGTGTTCACCTGGAATACTTGTTATGGAAGAAAAGCTATCATTGGTTTCATTTCTCAGTATCCAGATGCTGAGCTTAGAACTGCAAAAGATGGCCAATTTGTTAAAGTTTCTGGG GTAGTTACCTGTGGAAATGTCCCTCTTGAATCATCGTTTCAGAAGGTTTCTAGATGTGTATATACAGTCACAAGCTTATATGAGTACCGAGGGTGGGATTCAAAATCTGCCAACCCAGAACATCGTCGATTTTCTTGGGGTCTTCGTACGCTGGAG CGGCATGTCTCTGATTTCTATATCTCTGATTTCCAGTCTGGATTAAGGGCTTTGGTCAAAACTGGGTATGGTGCTAGAGTAACCCCTTATGTCGAAGAGTCTATTGTTGTGGATATTGATCAATCAAATAGGGACATGTCACCTGAATTTGTCAGATGGCTGGCAGAGAGAAATCTATCCAGTGATGACCGAATAATGCGATTGAAAGAAGG GTATATAAAAGAAGGTAGCACTGTGAGTGTAATGGGAGTTGTCCGACGGAACGATAACGTTCTTATGATTGTTCCACCTCCAGAGCCACTTTCAACAGGGTGTCAGTGGTCTAAATGTATTCTTCCAGCGAGTCTGGAGGGTATCGTTTTGAGATGCGAGGACAGTTCAAAGATTGATGTCATTCCTGTGTAG